The Sphingomonas sp. G-3-2-10 DNA window CCGATGACGAGCATGACTTCCTCCATAACTCCGCGCTCTGCCCCTGCGCGCTTTCGCGCTTGGCCTCGCTGATGCACTGGTTCTAGAACCTCGCGCCATGAGCGAAAAGCGCACCGGGGGCAGGATCCTCGTCGACAATCTCGTGGCCCAGGGCTGCGATCGTATCTTCCACGTCCCGGGCGAGAGCTTCCTCGCCGTACTCGACGCGCTGCACGATGTGCCCGCGATCGATGTCGTGACCTGCCGACAGGAGGGCGGCGTCAGCTTCATGGCCTGCGCCGACGGAACGATGACCAACAAGCCCGGCGTGGCCTTCGTCACGCGCGGTCCGGGCGCGACCAACGCGTCGATCGGTGTCCATGTCGCGATGCAGGATTCGATCCCGATGATTCTCTTCATCGGCGACGTCGATCGCGGAATGCGCGACCGCGAAGGCTTTCAGGAAGTCGATTTCCCCGCCTTTTTCGGCCCGATCTCGAAATGGGCGACTCGGATCGAGGATGCCGCTCGCATCCCCGAATATGTCGCCCGCGCCTGGAACGTCGCCCAGTCCGGCCGCCCCGGCCCGGTGGTGATCGCGCTGCCCGAGGACATGCTGTGCGATGTCGTCGAGTCGCTGGACCGGCCGGCGGTCGCGCGCGTGCCGCAGGCCGCCGACGCGGAAGCGATGACGCGCCTGGCCGAACTGGTGGCCGGCGCGAAGAATCCCATCGCCATCGTCGGCGGCGCGGGGTGGAATGCCGAAACTGGCGCCGACTTCGCGGCCTGGGCCGAACGAATCCAGCTTCCCGTCGCCACGGCTTTCCGCCGTCAGGATTCGCTGCCCGCCGGCAGCCCGGTCTTCGCCGGTAATCTCGGCTATGGTCCCAATCCGAAGCTGGTGCAGCGGATCAAGGACGCCGATCTGATCCTCGCCGTTGGCGCGCGGCTCGGCGAAGCGACCACCGACGGCTATACGCTGGTCACGCTCGACCATCCCGGCCAGACGCTGATCCACGTCCATCCGGACCCGAACGAGCTCGATCGCGTCTATCGCACCGATCTCGCCATCTGCGCCGGCATGGCCAGCTTCGCGCAGCAGCTGGCTACGCTCGACACGGCAGGCCCCTTCGCTGCAACGCAGGCCCATGCCGAATGGATCGAGTGGAACACGCCCAAGCCGCGCGACGTGATTTTCGATCTCGGCCAGTGCGTCGCGGCGATGCGCGAACGGCTTCCCGCCGACACGATCTACTGCAACGGCGCGGGCAATTTCTCGAGCTGGTGGCACCGCTACTGGCCCTATGCCGCCTATCCGTCGCAGCTCGCCCCGACCGCGGGCGCAATGGGCTATGGGGTGCCCGCGGCCGTCGCGGCGGCGTTGCGCGCCCCCGAACGGATGGTCGTCGCGCTGGCAGGGGATGGCGACTTCATGATGAACGGGCAGGAAATGGCCACCGCGGTCCAGCATGGCGCGAACCTGCTGGTGCTGGTGATCGATAATGCTGCATATGGCACGATCCGCATGCATCAGGAGCGCGAATATCCCGCGCGCCTGTCCGGCACGACGCTGCACAATCCCGATTTCGCCGCGCTGGCCCGCGCCTATGGCGGCTGGGCCGAAACGGTCGAGCGCACCGCCGACTTCGCCCCCGCGCTGGACAGGGCGATGGCGGAGACCGGGCTACGCCTGCTCCATCTCAAGACCGATGTGGAGATCATCACCGCGGCGACCACCATCACCGCGATCCGGAACCGCTAGACGCCGCACAAGCGAAGGGCCGCTCCGGTCATCCCGGAACGGCCCTTCCCGTGCGTAATCGCGGGCGATCAGATGTCGTCGCCGAGCGCGCCCTTCACCTTGCCGGCGAGCTGCTGGGCCTTGCCCTTCACTTCCTGACCGGCGCCTTCGGCGCGCGTATCCGGATCGTCGCTGTGCTGCTTCACCTTGCCGATGGCTTCGTTCACATTGCCTTTGATCTTGTCGACGAGTTCACCCATGATGGCGCTCCTTGCTGTGGGAAATTCCGTTCGCCTTTCAAACGGATGGACGGAAAGGAGGTTCCACGGCGAGCGGGGGGATGCGGCAAATGCCCGATCGGATCGCCGAACATTATGAGCGCCACGCGCACGCTTTCGACTATGCCCGGCGAAAGGCCTTTACCGAGCGGCACTGGCTCGATCGCTTCCTGATCGGCGTCGCCAAGGGCGGCCATATCCTCGATCTCGGCTGCGGCGCGGGCGAGCCTGTCGCCCGCTACCTGATCGACCACGGCCATCAGATCACCGGGATCGACGTTTCGGAGAAGATGATCGGCCTGTCGCGCACCCGCTTCGGGCGGCACGTCTGGCTGAAGGCCGATATGCGCAAGGCCGCGATGGGCCGCCAGTTCGCGGGCATCCTCGCCTGGGACAGCCTGTTCCACCTCGATCACGACGATCAGGCCGCGATGATCGAGAAGATCGGCCGCTGGCTCGAGCCGCGCGGCATGTTCCTGTTCAATTCCGGGCCGGAGCACAGCACCGCGATCGGCGAGCAATTCGGCGAGGAACTCTATCACGCCAGCCTCGACCCGCTGGAATATCTGCGCCTGCTGGAAGCAAGCGGCATGACGGTCGTCGCGCACAAGCCCGAGGATCCGTCCGCGGGCGGCCGCACCGTGTGGCTGGCCCGGAAATTCGCCTAGCGCGCGACGCCGCGCAGGAAGGGCAACACCGAGTTCCACGCATCGTCCGCGCCGCCGGCGTTGCGGGCCAGGATCAGGATCGACGAGCCGTGGACCCCGCCCTGCACCGGCACGAACTGGCGCTTCGCCGTGCCGGGCACCGCGTCGATCAGCGCCTTGGCCGCCGCGATCTCCTTGGGATCCTGCGCCGAAGTGACGAACACCGGGATCGTCAGCTTCGCTGCCGCATCCCGCACGCTAGGCTTGCCTTCGAAATATTCGTCGGGCGAAAAGGCCAGCACCGCCGCGACCTGTCCCGGGCGGTCCGCCGCGAGCAGCAGCGCGAGCGAAGCCGAATAGCTGCTGCCCCACAGGATCACCGGCAGCTTCCGGGTTCGCGCCCAGTCGAGCGCGGCTTCGAGGTCCTTGCGCGCGTCGAGATAACTCACCTCGCGGCCCAGCGCCTTCACCGTCCAGTTGCCGCCGAACATGTCGCCGCCCGAACGCTGATCGAGCGTCAGCGTCGCATAGCCTTCGGCGTTCAGGCGCGGGACGATGGTCGCATATTCGCCCTGCCCCGATCCCGCCTGATGGAACAGCAGGATGACGGCATGGGCGTTGGCGGGCTCGCTATAGGTGCCATAGACCTGCACCCCGTCCGCCGCCTTGAGCTGCACCGTTTCCTGCTTCGTGCCCGTCTCGACCGTCGCGGGCTGCTTCGCCGGCCCGCCGCAACCGCCCAGCGCAAGCGCAGCGCCCAGCAGGATCGCCAGCGTCCGCAAGCTCAGATCAGTCCGGCCAGCGGGCTGCTGGGATCGGCATAACGCCGCTTGCCCATCCGCCCGGCGCGGTACGAGAGGCGCCCGGCCTCGACCGCCGCCTTCATCGCCGCCGCCATCAGAATCGGATCCTTGGCCTCGGCGATCGCGGTGTTCATCAGCACGCCGTCGCAGCCCAGCTCCATCGCCACCGCCGCGTCGCTCGCGCTGCCGACGCCGGCATCGACCAGTACCGGCACCTTCGCGCCTTCGACGATCAGGCGGATCGTCACTTGGTTCTGGATGCCCAGCCCCGATCCGATCGGCGCGCCCAGCGGCATCACCGCCACCGCGCCGGCATCTTCCAGCCGCTTCGCCGCGATGGGATCGTCGACGCAATAGACCATCGGCAGGAAGCCTTCCTTGGCCAGCACCTCGGTCGCCCGCAGCGTCTCGACCATGTCGGGATACAGCGTCCGCGCTTCGCCCAGCACTTCCAGCTTCACCAGATCCCAGCCGCCCGCCTCGCGCGCCAGCCGCAGCGTGCGGATCGCCGACTCGGCATCGAAGCAGCCTGCGGTGTTGGGCAGATAGGTGATCTTCTTCGGGTCGATATAGTCGGTCAGCATCGGCGCCTTGGGATCGCTGACGTTCACGCGGCGCACCGCCACGGTGACGATCTCCGCGCCCGAAGCCGCGACCGCCGCCGCGTTCTGCTCGAAATCCTTGTACTTGCCGGTGCCGACGATCAGCCGCGAGCGGAACGTCTTGCCCGCCACCGTCCAGCTATCGTCGTCCAGGGGCTTGCCATGATCGCCGCCGCCCACGAAGTGGACGATCTCCAGCTCGTCGCCATCCTCGACGATCACTTCGCCCAGCGTCGAACGCGGCACGACTTCGAGGTTGCGCTCCACCGCCAGCTTCTCCGGAACAAGGCCCAGTTCCTCGGCGAGCTGGAGAATGGTGAGTTCGGCGGCAACCCGCTTGTGCTCGCCGTTGACGATGATGGAGACGGTGCCGTCAGTGTGCACTTGGGTTATCCGATTTGATCGCTGGGACGCGCTCATATAGGGAAGCGCACGCGCAAGCCGCAACCGCCGCAAACGGAAGTCGCGCTCGCCGCAACCGGAAAGGGACTCATGGCCGATACGATCTACGTCCTGAACGGCCCCAATCTGAACCTGCTGGGCCTGCGCGAGCCGGAAATCTATGGCTCGGACACGCTCGACGATATCGCCGGGCGGATGGAGGACCGGGCGAAGGAACTCGGGCTGGAAATCGACCTGCGCCAGTCCAACCATGAAGGCCATCTGGTCGACTGGATGCACGAAGCGCAGGCGCGCGACGCCAAGGCGATCCTGCTCAACGCCGGCGCCTTCACCCATACCAGCGTCGCGCTTTACGATGCGATCCGGGCCATCCGGACGCCGGTTATCGAAGTCCATCTGTCCAACCCGCACACGCGGGAGACATTCCGCCACCACAGTTATGTGGGCATGGCCGCCAAAGGAACCATCGCCGGTTTCGGGGCGCTATCCTACATGCTTGCGCTTGAAGCAGCCGCTAGTCTCTGACACAGGGCGCGGTTTCCATCGGAAGAAGAGTCAAATGACCGACAAGAACAATCACGGAGCGATGCAGGTCGACATCGAGATCGTGCGCCAGCTGGCAGCCGTGCTCGACGAGACCCAGCTGACCGAAATCGAAGTCGAGGACGGCGAACGCCGCATCCGCGTCGCACGCAAGGCCGCCCAGCAGGTGGTTCAGGCAGCGCCCGCCGCGGCCGCAGCCCCCGCGCCCGTCGCCGCCGCTCCGGCTGCCGCCGCACCGGCCGAGGCGCCCGCCGCCCCGTCGGCCGCGAACGCGGTCAAGTCGCCGATGGTCGGCACCGCTTATCTCGCCGCGAATCCGGAGGCTCCGGCCTTCGTCAGCGTGGGCCAGAAGGTGAAGGCCGGCGACACGCTGCTCATCATCGAAGCGATGAAGACGATGAATCCGATCCAGGCCCCTGCGGGCGGCACGGTCACCGCGATTCTCGTCGAGAATGGCCAGCCGGTCGAATACGACCAGCCGCTCGTGGTGGTCGAGTAACCCCATGAAGAAGATCGAGAAGCTCCTGATCGCCAATCGCGGCGAAATAGCGCTGCGCATCCATCGCGCATGCCATGAGATGGGCATCAAGACGGTTGCGGTGCATTCGACCGCCGATGCCGATGCGATGCACGTCCGCCTCGCCGACGAAGCGATCTGCATCGGGCCGCCGAGCGCGACCGACAGCTATCTCAACATTCCAGCGATCATCTCGGCCGCCGAAATCTCGGGCGCCGACGCGATCCACCCGGGCTATGGCTTCCTCAGCGAGAACGCCAAATTCGCCGAGATCGTCGAGGCGCACGGGATCATCTTCGTCGGGCCGAAGCCCGAGCATATCCGCACGATGGGCGACAAGATCGAAGCGAAGCGCACCGCCGGCGCGCTCGGTCTGCCGCTCGTCCCCGGATCGGACGGCGCGATCAGCGACGTCGAGGAAGCCAAGGCGATCGCCGAGAAGGCCGGTTATCCGGTCATCATCAAGGCAGCGTCGGGCGGCGGCGGCCGTGGCATGAAGGTCGTGTCGAACCCCGCCGATCTCGAAACCCAGATGCTCCAGGCAGGCAGCGAGGCGAAGGCCGCGTTCGGCGACGCCACCGTCTATCTCGAAAAATATCTCGGCAATCCGCGCCATATCGAGATCCAGATCTTTGGCGACGGGGAAGGCAATGCCATCCATCTCGGCGAGCGCGACTGCTCCCTCCAGCGCCGCCACCAGAAGGTTCTGGAAGAGGCCCCCTCCCCGATCCTGTCGACCGAAGAGCGCAACCGCATCGGCAATATCTGCGCCAAGGCGATGGCCGATATGGGCTATCGCGGCGCGGGCACGATCGAGTTCCTGTGGGAAGCCGGCGAATTCTACTTCATCGAGATGAATACCCGCCTGCAGGTGGAGCATCCGGTGACCGAGGCGATCACCGGCCTCGATCTCGTCCGCGAACAGATCCGCGTCGCCGAGGGCCACGGCCTGACGCTGCGTCAGGAGGATGTGCAGTTCCGCGGCCACGCGATCGAATGCCGCATCAACGCCGAGGATCCCCGCACCTTCGCTCCCTCGCCGGGTCTGGTGAAGGGCTATCACGCGCCGGGCGGCATGAACGTCCGCGTCGATAGCGGCCTCTATGCCGGCTACAAGGTGCCGCCCTACTACGACTCGATGATCGCCAAGCTGATCGTTTACGGCACCACGCGCCAGGGCGCGCTCCGCCGTCTGCGCCGCGCGCTGGAGGAATTCGTGATCGACGGGATGAAGACCACGATCCCGCTGCATCAGGCGCTGCTCGACGATCCCGAATTCCAGCAGGGCGAATATACGATCAAGTGGCTCGAGGAATGGCTGGCGAAGCAGGACGCCTGAACCGGGGGAACGGACGATGCGACAGGCTGTTCTAGGCGTTATGCTCGGCAGTCTGATCGCAGGTCCCGCTTCCGCGCAGGCCATACAACAGGCCGGCCGGTTCGCGATTTCTTGCAGCGGGACAAACACCTCGACGGTGCATCGCGCCGGCGCGTCCGCGCGGGTGACCGAGTCCAAGGTCAGCGGCGCGCTCTACGTAATCGATGAGGGTACGAAGACAGTCGAGCGGATGGCGCTCGACGGGAAAAGCTTCGAGGAAGTCTGCCGGATCGACAGCGGCTGCACCCGCGACTTTTCCGCGGCCCGCATTACCGTCGCCGCCGACATCATCCGGACCGGCACCGGCGAGCAACAAACCACCTGGCGCCGCGTGTCCCTGTTCGACTGGGATCGCAGCACCGGCAGGCTCGAAACCAAATTCGACATGATCGGCACGACGACCATGACGGTGATGTCTCACGGCGCACTGACCTGCAAACCGGCGAAACTTCCCGCCACCTATGTTCCGAAGGCGTAAGCGATGAAAGCGACGATCTGGCATAACCCGCGCTGCTCGAAGAGCCGCGAGACGCTGGCGATCCTGAACGACACCCCCGGCGTCGAAGTCGAGGTGGTCGAATATCTC harbors:
- a CDS encoding class I SAM-dependent methyltransferase produces the protein MPDRIAEHYERHAHAFDYARRKAFTERHWLDRFLIGVAKGGHILDLGCGAGEPVARYLIDHGHQITGIDVSEKMIGLSRTRFGRHVWLKADMRKAAMGRQFAGILAWDSLFHLDHDDQAAMIEKIGRWLEPRGMFLFNSGPEHSTAIGEQFGEELYHASLDPLEYLRLLEASGMTVVAHKPEDPSAGGRTVWLARKFA
- the accB gene encoding acetyl-CoA carboxylase biotin carboxyl carrier protein, with the translated sequence MTDKNNHGAMQVDIEIVRQLAAVLDETQLTEIEVEDGERRIRVARKAAQQVVQAAPAAAAAPAPVAAAPAAAAPAEAPAAPSAANAVKSPMVGTAYLAANPEAPAFVSVGQKVKAGDTLLIIEAMKTMNPIQAPAGGTVTAILVENGQPVEYDQPLVVVE
- a CDS encoding thiamine pyrophosphate-binding protein, translating into MSEKRTGGRILVDNLVAQGCDRIFHVPGESFLAVLDALHDVPAIDVVTCRQEGGVSFMACADGTMTNKPGVAFVTRGPGATNASIGVHVAMQDSIPMILFIGDVDRGMRDREGFQEVDFPAFFGPISKWATRIEDAARIPEYVARAWNVAQSGRPGPVVIALPEDMLCDVVESLDRPAVARVPQAADAEAMTRLAELVAGAKNPIAIVGGAGWNAETGADFAAWAERIQLPVATAFRRQDSLPAGSPVFAGNLGYGPNPKLVQRIKDADLILAVGARLGEATTDGYTLVTLDHPGQTLIHVHPDPNELDRVYRTDLAICAGMASFAQQLATLDTAGPFAATQAHAEWIEWNTPKPRDVIFDLGQCVAAMRERLPADTIYCNGAGNFSSWWHRYWPYAAYPSQLAPTAGAMGYGVPAAVAAALRAPERMVVALAGDGDFMMNGQEMATAVQHGANLLVLVIDNAAYGTIRMHQEREYPARLSGTTLHNPDFAALARAYGGWAETVERTADFAPALDRAMAETGLRLLHLKTDVEIITAATTITAIRNR
- a CDS encoding alpha/beta hydrolase — encoded protein: MRTLAILLGAALALGGCGGPAKQPATVETGTKQETVQLKAADGVQVYGTYSEPANAHAVILLFHQAGSGQGEYATIVPRLNAEGYATLTLDQRSGGDMFGGNWTVKALGREVSYLDARKDLEAALDWARTRKLPVILWGSSYSASLALLLAADRPGQVAAVLAFSPDEYFEGKPSVRDAAAKLTIPVFVTSAQDPKEIAAAKALIDAVPGTAKRQFVPVQGGVHGSSILILARNAGGADDAWNSVLPFLRGVAR
- the accC gene encoding acetyl-CoA carboxylase biotin carboxylase subunit — encoded protein: MKKIEKLLIANRGEIALRIHRACHEMGIKTVAVHSTADADAMHVRLADEAICIGPPSATDSYLNIPAIISAAEISGADAIHPGYGFLSENAKFAEIVEAHGIIFVGPKPEHIRTMGDKIEAKRTAGALGLPLVPGSDGAISDVEEAKAIAEKAGYPVIIKAASGGGGRGMKVVSNPADLETQMLQAGSEAKAAFGDATVYLEKYLGNPRHIEIQIFGDGEGNAIHLGERDCSLQRRHQKVLEEAPSPILSTEERNRIGNICAKAMADMGYRGAGTIEFLWEAGEFYFIEMNTRLQVEHPVTEAITGLDLVREQIRVAEGHGLTLRQEDVQFRGHAIECRINAEDPRTFAPSPGLVKGYHAPGGMNVRVDSGLYAGYKVPPYYDSMIAKLIVYGTTRQGALRRLRRALEEFVIDGMKTTIPLHQALLDDPEFQQGEYTIKWLEEWLAKQDA
- the aroQ gene encoding type II 3-dehydroquinate dehydratase: MADTIYVLNGPNLNLLGLREPEIYGSDTLDDIAGRMEDRAKELGLEIDLRQSNHEGHLVDWMHEAQARDAKAILLNAGAFTHTSVALYDAIRAIRTPVIEVHLSNPHTRETFRHHSYVGMAAKGTIAGFGALSYMLALEAAASL
- the thiS gene encoding sulfur carrier protein ThiS — translated: MHTDGTVSIIVNGEHKRVAAELTILQLAEELGLVPEKLAVERNLEVVPRSTLGEVIVEDGDELEIVHFVGGGDHGKPLDDDSWTVAGKTFRSRLIVGTGKYKDFEQNAAAVAASGAEIVTVAVRRVNVSDPKAPMLTDYIDPKKITYLPNTAGCFDAESAIRTLRLAREAGGWDLVKLEVLGEARTLYPDMVETLRATEVLAKEGFLPMVYCVDDPIAAKRLEDAGAVAVMPLGAPIGSGLGIQNQVTIRLIVEGAKVPVLVDAGVGSASDAAVAMELGCDGVLMNTAIAEAKDPILMAAAMKAAVEAGRLSYRAGRMGKRRYADPSSPLAGLI
- a CDS encoding CsbD family protein; translated protein: MGELVDKIKGNVNEAIGKVKQHSDDPDTRAEGAGQEVKGKAQQLAGKVKGALGDDI